One region of Scophthalmus maximus strain ysfricsl-2021 chromosome 15, ASM2237912v1, whole genome shotgun sequence genomic DNA includes:
- the si:ch211-10a23.2 gene encoding galectin-related protein A-like — protein MEEKDKKENGEYTGEIKGGMRPSMKLVVMGIVNKKPKSIEVTLSSKPRVEEDAEADVGLQLKVSFMDKAVQRNARLAGKWGPSENTLSFFPFAPGEAFKMEIVCEHQQFRILVDGQPLCGFTHRLIPLASLTALRVFGDLQLTKVA, from the exons ATGGAAGAAaaggacaagaaagaaaat GGCGAGTACACCGGAGAGATAAAGGGTGGCATGCGGCCTTCAATGAAACTGGTTGTTATGGGAATTGTTAACAAAAAACCCAAGAG CATCGAGGTGACCCTGTCCAGTAAGCCTCGGGTGGAGGAGGACGCGGAGGCCGACGTGGGTCTTCAGCTGAAGGTCAGCTTCATGGACAAGGCCGTCCAGCGTAACGCCCGTCTGGCTGGCAAGTGGGGCCCGTCTGAAAAtaccctctccttcttcccgtTTGCCCCCGGAGAAGCGTTCAAG ATGGAGATTGTCTGCGAGCACCAGCAGTTTCGCATCCTGGTGGACGGGCAGCCGCTGTGTGGCTTCACCCACCGGCTCATCCCGCTCGCCTCCCTCACCGCCCTGCGAGTCTTCGGAGATCTACAGCTCACCAAGGTGGCCTAA